The nucleotide window GTACTTCAACGCCGTCATCTTCGCCAGCCTACCGCCCGACGTTCGGCTGCTGTCCCTGAACAAGGTGCCGTGATTCCAGTGCGGAGGGCCGTCGAGCAGTGACGTGCCGACCCAGTCGATCTTGTCGTTCATCGGGGAACGCTGCATGACCGGCACGGAGGTTTCTCACTTGTGCATGTCCCTGCTTCCGGGGAAGTGAGCAGCGCCAGGTATGGAGACGCCGGGAGGCGTGGCCACCCGCGTCAGTTGACCGGCCACCGCTTGTCCGACCGGACGGAGTTACTCAGGCGGGCGGGTGCTCCGAAGAGCAAATGGATGAACTCTGGCTCACTTCTTGACAGGCGGTGCATCCTTTCTGCGCTGAAGCTGCACGGTCCCACTGGAAAGTGATGGACATCAGCAAGCGCTTAAGCGGCCTGTTGTGTCCTTTAAGGAGATTGACCATGAACGTATTCAAGTGTGTGACCGCCCTGTTCCTGTCTGCCAGCCTACTCAGTGTGCCCGCCTTTGCCCAGCAGACTCCCACGCCCATCACACAGACCACGGCGCAGACAAGCGCTGATCAGGGGCTGGATCTGTATGTGAACGGCACCCAGGTCGCCTCCGGAGCATTGGCGTATTCCAACACCGTTGCTACCCTGGGAGCTGCCGGATCCTCGACCATCACCGCGTTCCAGCATGGTGCGGCCATTAGCACCGCCACGCCGGTATACAGCAGCACATACTTCTCTACTCTGCCGAATCACGTCATCCATGTGGTGATCGGTGGGACGGGAAGCGTCTTCGTATATTGAACTGCGTGAAATCGGGTGTAACCTCATGACTCCTGCGCGTGCCAGAGTGAGCGGACGGACGACACCCGGAGCGCTGACGCCGGCTCCTGACCTGGTGCCCTGTCCGACGAACGTACGATTCTTCAGGCTGTGGCCCCTCTCGCCGGTCCTGATCACCTTGCGAGTCGCGATGCTCGTCTGCCCGGCAAACGCATTCTCGGTTTCCTTACATCGACCTTCTACACTGCGGCCATGCGCCTGCTGCTGCTCGAAGACGATCCCCGCTTACGCACCCTGATTGCGGCGGGCTTACAGGAGACAGGACACAGCGTCGAACAGGTCGAGACGGCTCAAGCTGGTCACAACCTCGCCTCTTCCGGCGGCTTCGATGCCTTGATCTTCGATGTGCGGCTGCCCGAGGGGGACGATGCCGGGTTCCAACTCGCCCAGCAGCTCCGTCGGGAGGGCAACGCGACCCCGATTCTGTTCCTGACGGCCCGCGCGGACATGGAGTCCCGTCTCCGGGGGCTGGACGTCGGCGGTGACGATTACTTGAGTAAACCCTTCGATTTCCGCGAATTGCGTGCTCGTCTGTCGGCGCTGGTGCGGCGTTCGGTCGGACAGGCCAGCAATGCTGTGTCGCTTCCTGGCGGCTTCACCCTCCAGTTTCTCCGGCGGGAAGTCACCGATCCGGCAGGAGCTGCCCTGCCGCTGACGCCGAGGGAATTCGGACTGCTGGAAGGCTTCGCGCTGCACCCTGAGCGGGCCTACTCGCGCGAGGAGCTGATCTCGCGCGTCTGGGCAGGGCAACCGGAGGTCGACAGCCGCGTGGTGGATGTGTATGTCGGCAATCTGCGCCGCAAACTCGGGGAAGGCGTGATCGTGACGGTGCGCGGGTACGGCTACCGGCTGGGCGAGGTGGGAACGTGAGTCTGCGCTGGCGACTCACGCTGATCTACGCAGGCCTGCTGGGGCTGTTGCTGCTGGTCGCCGGATCGCTCAGCTACGGAGCGCTGCGCCACACGCTGTACGCAGGTCTGGATGACGCGCTGCGGGTCTTTGCCGAGCATCAGGCCAAGCAGGACGCCACGCTGAAGTTTGAGCCCCCGCCTCAAGTTGGTGACGTGCTCGACGCCATCAATCGTCAGCAGCCCATCCGCATGACCGTGTATGACGCGGTCGGCAAGGTGGTGGACTGGGGGCCGTCCCGGGTGGGCTTCCTGCCACGGGCGGGCACCCGGCAGGTCGGGGCCGAGCGGGTGTTCACCCTCCGGACGGCGTCAGGCTGGATTCAGACCAGCCAGTCGAATCAGGGCGTGCAGGCGTCGTTGCGGCAGATCCTGCACTTGGAGTTGCTGGGCGTACCGCTGCTCTTGCTGCTCGCCCTGGCGCTCGGGTACGTGCTGGCCGACCGTGCCCTCAGGCCGGTGGATCAGGTGAGCGATCTGGGGGCCCGCATCGCCCGCAGTGGTCACAGCGGCGAGCGTGTGCCGCAGGCGTCCGGCACCGATGAACTCGCGCGGCTGACACGGACCATCAACGACATGCTCAGCAAGCTGGACAGCCAGATGGTTCGTGAGCGGCTGTTCGCGCACGCCAGCGCCCATGAACTCCGCACGCCCATCAGCGTCATCCGAGCTGCGACGACGCTGGCGCTGGAGCAGGAACGCACGCCCGAGCAGTACCGCGACGTGCTGCAGCAGGTGGAAAGCGTCAGCGAGGACATGAGCGCCCTGACCCACCGCCTGATGCTGCTGGCCACTGCCACCCGGCCAGCGATCACGCAGGTCGTGAACTTGGCGGACATCACCCTGATGGTAAG belongs to Deinococcus ruber and includes:
- a CDS encoding response regulator transcription factor encodes the protein MRLLLLEDDPRLRTLIAAGLQETGHSVEQVETAQAGHNLASSGGFDALIFDVRLPEGDDAGFQLAQQLRREGNATPILFLTARADMESRLRGLDVGGDDYLSKPFDFRELRARLSALVRRSVGQASNAVSLPGGFTLQFLRREVTDPAGAALPLTPREFGLLEGFALHPERAYSREELISRVWAGQPEVDSRVVDVYVGNLRRKLGEGVIVTVRGYGYRLGEVGT
- a CDS encoding sensor histidine kinase yields the protein MSLRWRLTLIYAGLLGLLLLVAGSLSYGALRHTLYAGLDDALRVFAEHQAKQDATLKFEPPPQVGDVLDAINRQQPIRMTVYDAVGKVVDWGPSRVGFLPRAGTRQVGAERVFTLRTASGWIQTSQSNQGVQASLRQILHLELLGVPLLLLLALALGYVLADRALRPVDQVSDLGARIARSGHSGERVPQASGTDELARLTRTINDMLSKLDSQMVRERLFAHASAHELRTPISVIRAATTLALEQERTPEQYRDVLQQVESVSEDMSALTHRLMLLATATRPAITQVVNLADITLMVSELHATEAHDKQLHLQTTVRDAETTGDFGALVLAAGNLLQNAIKYSPPRSSIQLSCDADTVSARLTVQDAGPGIPADELPRVTQPFQRGSQTQGLSGAGLGLALVQAVAESHGGQLELFNADAGGLRATLILPRQRRIY